The sequence CGGACTGTACTTCGTCGACGACGAGCAGGATGCCGTGCTTGTCGCAGATGCGGCGCAGTTCCTGCATGAAGATGGTCGGCGCGACGACATACCCGCCTTCGCCTTGAACCGGCTCGACGAAAATTGCCGCGACTTCTTCGGGAGCGACGGTGGTCTTGAACAGTTTGTCTTCGATGAAGCGAGCGCAGCCGAGGGCAAACTTCTCAGCGTCCTGCGGTCCGCCTGCGCAGCCGCGATACACATCGGGATAACGCACGTGCGTCACGCCCGGAACCAGCGGCGCGAAACGGCGCTTCTGCTGCGGCTTCGATGCCGTAAGCGAGAGCGCGCCCATGGTGCGTCCGTGGAATGCGCCGAAGAACGCGATCACCTGCTGGCGCTTGGTGTGATAGCGAGCCAGTTTCAGAGCGCACTCGACGGCTTCCGCTCCGGAATTGCCGTAATAAACCCGGTGCGGGCCGGGCATGGGAGCGATCTTTGAAAGGCGATTGGCGAGCGTCACCATGCTCTCGTAGTAGAAGTCGGTGCCCGACATGTGAATCAGCTCGCCGGCCTGCTTCTGAATCGCCGCCACCACTTCCGGATGGCAATGGCCGGTTGAAGTCACGGCAATGCCTGCGGAGAAGTCGAAGAACTCGTTGCCGTCCACGTCTTCAATCACGATGCCGCGGCCGCGCTTGGCGACCAGCGGATACGAACGCGTGTAAGACGGCGAAATAATCTTGTCATCGCCCGCCACGATGCGAGCAGCGTTGGGGCCCGGAATCTTTGTCATCAGCTTGGGGCCGGCAGTCAGAGTCTTGGTGGTCATGGGATCCTCCGGATCTAGTTCTCGGTTCTTGGTTCTCAGTGGTCGGGAGTCGCAAGCGAAGATCGTTCGATCGAATCGTTTGGACTTGGCAAGCTAGAGGCGAGTGGCTAGGAGCGAATAGCTGAATGCCACTGGCGTTGGCGAAGGATGCGACGAACTAGTCGCTGCCGAAGAGGCCGGCGCGAACATTCGAGGGTAGAACGCAGAGATACCGGCGAGGACAAGCGCGTCCTTCGATCCAGCACATCCGCGAGATGGAGCCGTTCGTACGCATGATTACTGGCTTAATTATAGCTTGGATTCTACGGTAGCGGAACCCCCAACCAGGTTACTGAGAGATCAACTTTAGATTACCTGTATTTCTTGGAGGTGGGCTTCGCCGCGTATCTGGACTACACTATCCGACTAACTGGGGCGATGCCGGTATTCCACCGGGCCAAAACAAGGTCTTTATTCTTTTTGAGAACGGTATGCCCCAATGCTCGAGTTCGTTCCCTACACCGAAGAATGGACCGGCAGCGTGCGCGAGTTCAACGCGCGCATGCTCGCAGGTGGGCTGGAAGAGGAACTCCGGTTTCCGGAGCCCTGCCCGGCAATGCCGGCTGCCGGCGCTGAGGACGCGTTTTCCCGCGAACACGTACTGGCGGTCGACGGTTGCGATGTTCGGGGTGCCTATTTCCTAACCTACGAGACCTGGGCCGCCAACCGCCAACCTCATCGCGTCGCCAATTTCCGTTTACCGCTCTCCGAGGGCTTTATTGACGCCAGGCACAAGGGCACCGGCCGCGCACTGTTGTCCCATGCCCTGCAAAAATGCTCGATGTTGTACTGCCTGGGGTTGGGCGACAAGACCCGTCCCCTTCCGCGCTTGCTCGCCGGACAAAATTGGATGATTGCGGAAACGCCGTTCTACTTCCGTTGCATCCACCCGCGGGAAGTGCTGCGCAATCTGACCTGGTTGCGCACGAGCCCCATCCGCCGCTTGCTGATGGACGTTGCCGCAGGCACCGGCGGTTGGCAGGCCATCGCGGCTCTCCAGCACCTTCGGACGCGGGCACCGGCATGCGAAACCGGCGCCACTGTGGCTGCCGATTTTGGGGATTGGGCCGACGAGCTTTGGGATCGAGCCTGCACCGCCTACTCTTTGCTCGCGGATCGAAGCCGCGATTCTCTTCGCGCCCGCTATCCCACCAGCGACGCTCGTTTCCAGCGTCTGGTTGTGCGTACCAGTG is a genomic window of Acidobacteriota bacterium containing:
- a CDS encoding acetyl ornithine aminotransferase family protein; this translates as MTTKTLTAGPKLMTKIPGPNAARIVAGDDKIISPSYTRSYPLVAKRGRGIVIEDVDGNEFFDFSAGIAVTSTGHCHPEVVAAIQKQAGELIHMSGTDFYYESMVTLANRLSKIAPMPGPHRVYYGNSGAEAVECALKLARYHTKRQQVIAFFGAFHGRTMGALSLTASKPQQKRRFAPLVPGVTHVRYPDVYRGCAGGPQDAEKFALGCARFIEDKLFKTTVAPEEVAAIFVEPVQGEGGYVVAPTIFMQELRRICDKHGILLVVDEVQSGMGRTGKWWAVEHTGVHPDIVCSAKGIASGMPLGVVISKEEVMDWIPGSHASTFGGNPVCIAAALATLDVIEKEGLLKNSQEVGDYMRARMADWPKKHRIVGDVRGRGLMVGVEIVKDQKTREYAPEQRDRIVELAFDRGILFLGCGPSTVRISPPLVVTKEEADVAIDALEESISIVEKNA